From the Phyllobacterium sp. T1293 genome, the window GCCGTTGTTACCTGTCCCATCGCCAAGAAGCCGCTCTATGAGGCCGGTTTTCGCTTTCCCGGCCATACGGAGTTTCTCGCGCATCTGGCCGGTGAGCATCTTGGCCACGAGGTAACGCCTGTCATGATGCTGGCCGGGCCATTGCTGCGCGCTGTGCCCGTAACCATTCACATTGCGCTCAGCCGCGTTCCTGAAGTGCTTGATATTGCCAAGATTCTCGCCATATCCCGCATCACCGCTGAGGCGCTCAGGAGCCAGTTTGGTATTGCCAAACCGCGCCTTGCAATTGCCGGGCTTAATCCGCACGCGGGTGAAGGCGGCTCAATGGGCCTGGAAGATGAGGAAATCGTGCGTCCGGCAATTGAAATCCTGCGAAGCGAGGGGATTGATGCCCGCGGGCCATTGCCTGCGGATACCATGTTCCACGCCGCTGCGCGCGCCACCTATGATGCCGCAATCTGCATGTATCATGATCAGGCTCTCATTCCGGCCAAGACACTTGGATTTGACGATAGTGTAAATGTGACGCTCGGCCTGCCCTTTGTGCGCACTTCACCGGATCATGGCACCGCATTTGATATTGCGGGATCTGGCAAGGCCAAGCCGGACAGCCTGATTGCAGCCTTGCGTCTTGCCGACGAACTCTCCTCCCATCGCTCCAGCCAGAATCGCGCCATCGCATGAGTATTGACGACCTCCCTCCTCTGCGTGATGTGATTGATCGCCATGAACTGATGGCGAAGAAATCGCTTGGCCAGAATTTTCTGCTCGATCTCAACCTGACCGCCAAGGTTGCGCGGCAGGCGGGTGATCTGCAAGGACAGACCGTCATTGAAGTCGGCCCCGGCCCCGGCGGCCTCACACGCGCCCTTTTGGCGCATGGGGCCAATGTCATCGCCATTGAACGCGACGAGCGCTGCCTGTCGGCCCTGCAGGAGATCGCCGATCATTACCCCGGCCGTCTCAGGGTCATCTCCGGCGATGCAATGGAGACGGATTTTAAGGCATTGGCCGGCGACGAGAAAGTCAAAATCATTGCCAACCTGCCTTATAATATCGGCACGCAGCTGCTGATCGGCTGGCTGCTCAGCGAGCCATGGCCGCCCTTCTACGCCTCACTGACACTGATGTTCCAGCGTGAAGTGGCGGAGCGTATCGTAGCAAAACCGACCTCAGATCCCTATGGCCGCCTCGGCGTACTGGCGGGGTGGCGCACGGAGGCAAAGATCACCTTCGACGTGCCGCCGCAGGCCTTTACACCACCGCCAAAGGTGACGTCATCGGTGGTCCATCTCGTTCCACGCGCAACACCGCTCCCATGCGACGCAATTATGCTCGGACGGGTGACACAGGCCGCTTTCGGCCAGCGCCGTAAGATGCTGCGCCAGAGCATCAAACCGCTTGGCGGCGAAGCGCTGCTGGCCAAGGCAGGCATAGACGGCACCCGCCGCGCGGAAACCCTATCAATTGAAGAGTTTGTGGCCCTCGCCAGCGCTCTCTAATCTATCTTTTCATCCAGCAGGGTGCTGACGAAATCGAACAGGCCGGGGCAACGGTCGCGGCGCAGACGCTCGGCAGTCACGATTGACTGGACCTGATGATAGGCGCGGTCCAGATCCTCGTTGACGATGACATAGTCATAGGATCGCCAACGCTCGATCTCGTTGCGTGCATTGCGCAGGCGCACATCGATCACTTCTTCCGTGTCTTCGGCGCGGCGATGCAAGCGGTGCTTCAAAGCGGCCATCGACGGCGGCAGAATGAAGATGCTGACGACGTCGCCCTTCATTTTCTCCTGCAATTGCAGCGCGCCCTGCCAGTCAATGTCAAAAAGCATGTCCTGGCCATCGGCAAGGGCATTTTCCGCAGCTTCCCGGGGTGTGCCATAGAAATTGCCATGCACCTCAGCCCATTCAATCAGTTCATCGCTGTCGCGCAGGCGCTCGAACTCGCGCACGGAAATGAAATGATAGTGGACACCCTCAATCTCGCTGGCCCGGCGCGGACGCGTGGTCACACTGACCGACAATGCCAGTTCCAGCTTCTCTTTATCATTGAGCAACAGCCGGGCGATCGTTGACTTTCCTGCGCCCGATGGCGAGGACAGCACCAGCATGAGGCCACGTCGTTTGATGCTGTTGGATGCGTTGAGCATGATTACTCCAGATTCTGTATTTGCTCGCGCAATTGATCCACAACCGCCTTCAGGTCAAGTCCAATCGACGTGATCGAGGCCGCATTGGCCTTGGAGCAGAGTGTATTTGCCTCGCGGTTAAATTCCTGTGTCAGAAAATCCAGCTTGCGGCCGACCCCGTTTCCGTCGCGCAGAAGCGTGCGCGCAGCGGCCACATGCATATCAAGACGATCAAGTTCTTCCTGAATATCGGCTTTTGTCGCCAGAAATGCCGCTTCCATATGCAGGCGGGCTTCATCAAGCGCCGGAGACGCGTCCAGCAGCAGCGCCACCTGCGCGGCAAGCCGCGCGCGAACTGCATCGAGCGTGCGGCTTGGATCGCGCCGGGCCTGCTGGGTGAGCAGTTCCACCGCATCGACCTGCGCGCTCAATATGTCGCCGAGCGCCTTGCCTTCAATCTGGCGATTGTGTTCGAGTTGCAAAAGCGTTTCGTCAAGAACAGCCAGAACGGCTTCCTCAACCTCAGCCTGATCTTCCGGCGATAACACGTCCTGCGGCGCCTCCAGAACACCGCGCAGCGCCATCAGGCCCTCCGGTGTTGAAGGAGCCAGTTTGAAGTCCTCGCGCAGCTGTGCGGCAATCCTCGCCAGTTCCTTCAGCAAAGGCTCGTTGATGAGAGCCTTCGCATCACCGGCATTGCGGGTCACGGTCAATGCCGCCTGAAAATTACCGCGCTTGAAACGCTGGCCAAACAATGCGCGCGCCTTTTGCTCCACAGCTTCAAAGCCGGTGGGCAGGCGAAACCTGACATCAAGGCCCTTGCCATTGACCGATTTGATTTCCCATGAAATCTGCGCCCCGGCATCGTTCCGGAGGTGACGGGCAAAACCCGTCATGCTTTGCAATGACATTATTCCCCCCAAGAACGAAGGCCTGATCGCAATCAGGCCCCTGCAGAATTATTGTTGTGTTGGCTCGCTGTCATCCCCGGCATCAGACGGATCGGCATTCTTGTCACCGGTTGCCGCCTTTGCTGCCTCGTCAATGCGGTTCTTCTCGACCGTGCGCCAGCGCTTCACATTGTCATTGTGGTCATCAAGCGTTTCGGCAAATACGTGACCGCCCGTGCCATCGGCGACAAAATAAAGATCCTTGGTCTGCGAGGGATGCGCGACAGCTTCCAGCGCATCGCGACCGGGATTGGCAATTGGCCCCGGCGGCAGGCCGTTGATCGTATAGGTGTTGTACGGTGTCGGCTTTTCCAGATCGGATTTCAGGATTGGGCGGTCAGATGGTTTGCCCTTGCCACCAAACAGGCCATAAATGATCGTAGGATCGGACTGAAGGCGCATGCGCTTGTTCAAACGATTGATGAACACGGCAGCAACGCGCGGGCGCTCATCGGCCTTCCCTGTCTCTTTCTCGACAATCGAGGCAAGCGTGACAAATTCTTCAATGGTCTTGAGCGGAACGCTTGGATCGCGGCGCGCCCAAATCTCGTCAACCAGTTTCTTCTGGTCAGCCTGCATTTTCTTGACGATTTCCTCACGCGTTGTGCCGCGGGAGAAGCGCTGCGTATTGGCGAACAGAGAGCCTTCGTCAGGAACAACCGCTGGCAATGCACCAGTCAGCACGTCATCCTCGCTCACGCGCTGCAGAATCTGATCAACGGTAAGCCCTTCCGGAACAGTCAGCGAATGCAGGACTGACTTGCCGCTGCGCAGCAAATCCATGATATCGCGCATCGAGGCATGCGCCTTGATCTCGTACTCACCAGCCTTCATATCGCGCTGATAGCCATAGGCCTGGACGCCATATTTGAAAACCCGCGCATCGGTGATGATGCCGCGACGCTCCAGCCCATCGGCAATTTCAACAATCCCTGTGCCATTCTTGACGACATAATCCGTCGTAACATCTGTCGGACCGGGCTCGTTGAACGAAACCTTGCCGAAATAAACGGCGGCAGCCGCGGCAAGAACCACCAGCACGACCAGCGACAGCATGAAATTGGCAAAGACAACGATCTGGCTGCGGGCACGACGCGACCGGCGCACGGGTGCTGGCGGGGGTGTCCCCGGCTCTGGCCGCAAGGCTTCAGATGCCGACTGCGGAACAATCGGTTTACGCTCCGGCGCGTTGGCGGCGGGCGAACCGTTCGTCTCTTCAGACTGCTGATCTGAGCTCACGCAAACACCTCGAGCAAGTTTTTCCGGCAAGAATGCCGGTAAATTTGATTGTGATTATGGCGAAAGCGCGAAAACGCCTCCGCCATTGCTGCAATCACTGTTGAAAACGCCGCAAAACCAGCGAAGCGTTGGTGCCACCAAATCCAAAGGAGTTGGAAAGCGCCACGTCAATCTTACGATGCCGTACCTTGTGCGGCACCAGATCAATCTTGGTTTCCACCGATGGTTTGTCCAGATTGAGCGTAGCCGGGGCGACATTGTCACGAATGGCAAGCGCACAGAAAATGGCTTCGGTCGAACCGGCAGCACCGAGAAGGTGGCCAATGGATGATTTGGTGGACGACATCGAGACTTTCGGAGCAGCATCGCCCAGAACACGCTCGACTGCACCAAGCTCAATCGTATCGGCCATGGTCGATGTACCATGGGAGTTGATGTAGTCGATCTGATCCGGCGTGATGCCCGCGCGCTTCAGAGCCATTTCCATGGAGCGCTGCGCACCCTCACCGCTCTCGGACGGAGCTGTAATGTGATAAGCGTCGCCGGAAAGACCATAGCCGATGACTTCGGCATAAATTTTTGCACCGCGTGCCAGAGCATGTTCCAGCTCTTCAAGCACAACAATACCGGCACCCTCACCCATAACGAAACCGTCGCGGTCATCATCGTAAGGGCGGGAAGCAGCTGTCGGATCATCGTTACGCGCCGTGGACAGCGCCTTGCAAGCCGCAAAACCGGCCAGCGAAATACGGCTGACGGGCGATTCCGTACCACCGGCAACCATAACGTCAGCATCGCCAAAAGCGATCAGACGCGATGCATCACCAATGGCATGCGCACCGGTCGAGCAGGCGGTGACAACCGCATGGTTCGGGCCGCGCAACTTATGCTTGATGGATACCTGGCCTGAAGCCAGATTGATCAGACGACCGGGAATAAAGAAAGGCGAAATGCGCCGGGGGCCTTTGTCGCGCAGCGTATAACCCGCTTCGACAATGCCTTCGAGGCCGCCAATACCCGAACCGATCAGCACACCGGTGCGAATCTGATCCTCGTCGCTTTCCGGTGCCCACTTGGCATCGGCAAGCGCCTGATCGGCAGCACCCATGGCGTAAATGATAAAGGGATCAACCTTGCGCTGTTCCTTTGGCTCCATCCAATCATCAGGATTGAATGTACCATCAGTGCCATCACCAACCGGAATCCGGCAGGCAATCTTGCAAGGCAAATCTTCAACTTCAAACTCTGTCACCAGTCGGGCAGCACTCTTACCAGCCAGAAGGCGGGACCAAGTAAGCTCAACACCGGATGCAAGAGGAGAAACCAGCCCAAGGCCGGTTATGACAACGCGCCTCATGGCCGATCCTTCAATGTCATATTCAGCATGATCTTTTCCAACGGCCCCGCGCAGGTCCCGACAGGGGCTTCTCGCCTCCTGTCATGATTCCTGCGCTGCCAGGCCGAATGAAAATCAGGCAGATGCTTTGTCGATGAACTTGACGGCATCGCCGACTGTCAGAATCGTCTCGGCAGCATCATCAGGAATTTCAACGCCGAATTCTTCTTCGAAAGCCATCACGAGCTCGACAGTATCAAGGCTGTCTGCGCCCAGATCGTCGATGAAGCTCGCACCATCGGTGACTTTCTCGGCATCAACGCCCAGATGCTCAATAACGATTTTCTTGACGCGTTCTGCAGTATCACTCATGTGGAAACCTCAACCTGTTTGTTTTTCCCTATGCCTTGGTTAGCGGCACGGATGACTCTAATCAAGCAATAAGATGGCACTTCAGCCCTGTTTAACAGCTAAAACACGCATCCTCGCGGCTTATTCCTTGCGGAAAGGAAAGGGCATCAAATCGATTTGATGTCCTGACTTGGTGCGCGACTTATCACGCTTTATTGACGGCCTCAATCTCATAAATGTGATTGCACCCTTTACACCCGGCTGAATTGTATTGTCCGGGTGCATTTTATCAGATCATTGCCATGCCGCCATTGACGTGGATCGTCTGGCCGGTGACGTAGGATGCTTCGTTGCTGGCAAGGTAGATTACAGACGACGCCACTTCCGCGCCTGTACCCATGCGGCGCATGGGAATGGCGGACATAATGGTTTCTTTCTGCTTGTCGTTCAGCTTGTCGGTCATCGCCGATTCGATGAAACCCGGTGCAACACAGTTGACCGTAACGTTGCGGCTAGCGATTTCCTGTGCCAGCGACTTCGAGAAGCCGATCAGACCGGCCTTCGATGCCACATAATTTGTCTGGCCGGGATTACCCGTTACACCAACAACAGAGGTGATGTTGATGATACGGCCATAGCGGCGGCGCATCATCGGGTGGGTCAGTTCGCGCGTCAGGCGGAACACGGCAGTCAGATTGACCTCAAGCACGCTATCCCAGTCAGCATCGGCCATGCGGACAAACAGCCCATCCTTGGTGATACCGGCATTGTTGACGAGAATCTCGACGCCTTCGAGTTCGCTCTCCGCCTTTTCGCCCAGCGCCTTCACTTCGTCGCGGTTCGACAGGTTTGCCGGGAAAATCTTGACCCGATCACCAAGCTCGCTCGCCAATGCCTCGAGTTTCTCGACGCGTGTGCCATGCAGGCCAACAATCGCACCCTGCGCGTGCAGTGCGCGGGCAATGGATTCGCCAATACCACCGCTGGCACCAGTAATGAGAGCCTTGCGGCCTGTCAGGTCAAACATTGCTCAATCCCTTCCGTTCAAATGTTCAGAGCGGCAACAGCCGCTTCAATATCGTCAGGCGTGCCAACCGCGACACCTGATATGTCTTTATTAATACGGCGTGCGAGACCGGTCAGCACCTTGCCCGCGCCGATCTCATAAAGCGTTGTCACACCATTGGCACCGAACCACTCGACTGTCTCGCGCCAGCGGACCTGCCCCGTCACCTGCTCGACCAGCAAAGCTGCGATCTCATCAGCCGATGTGACCGGGGTTGCCCGCACATTGGCAATGAGCGGAACAATCGGGTCTTTTTTGGATACATTGGCCAGCGCCGCGCGCATGGCTTCAGCGGCTGGCGCCATCAGGGTCGAATGGAAGGGTGCGGAGACCGGCAGCATGATGGCGCGCTTGGCACCTTTTTCCGTCGCAAGCGCTGCAGCGGCTTCAACGGGCGCTTTCGAGCCTGAAATAACGATCTGGCCACCGCCATTATCATTGGCAATCTGTACCGGGCCTTCCAGCGCCGCATCGGCGCAGACAGCTTGCACCACATCATGCTCAAGACCGATGATGGCAGCCATGGCGCCTGCCCCGGCAGGAACCGCCTGCTGCATGGCATTGCCGCGAATACGCAAAAGCCGCGCCGTATCGGCCAGTGAGAATGTCCCGGCAGCACAGAGCGCCGAATATTCACCGAGCGAATGGCCAGCCACATAGGCCACTTTGTCCTTGATCGAAATGCCGCGCGCTTCAAGAACCCGGATAACCGCAATGGAAACAGCCATGAGCGCAGGCTGTGCATTGGCGGTCAGTGTCAGGGTTTCTTCCGGTCCGTCCCAAATAATGGAGGAGAGCTTTTCCCCCAGCGCATCATCCACCTCGTCGAAAACAGCCTTGGCCTCGGCGAAATTGTCGGCCAAAGCCTTGCCCATACCAACCGTCTGACTGCCTTGACCCGGGAAGGTAAATGCTATGGACATGCGGGGCGCCTCCAGATTTTTGCTTTATTTTCGATAATGTGCCGCGCGATGTGCCTATCAGCAAGCCCGAAGTCAAGCTTTCATGCGTTGTTCCCCGCTTGCATGCACATTAATACCCGCCCCATTGCCATCATAACCCACTCCACTGTCATCCTTGGACTTGACTGTCATCCTCGGGCTTGACAGTCATCCTCGGGCTTGACCCGAGGACCCACAGCAAAGAAGCAACCGATATTCAGGTTCTCGAATCGAGGGAGGTGGTGCATCGCCGATTTGGAGCCGTGATTGACGCAACGCACTATACAAGTGGGGATATTGCTGTTCTTCAACGGTGGGTCCTCGGGTCAAGCCCGAGGATGACGGAGGGTACACGCCTTAGTATACGGAGGGTACGCGCCTCAATATGGAGAGTAAGTGCCTTGGCATAACGGAGAGATGGATGCATCAAGATGAATGCGGGGTAGCCACCCCAGCTGCAATTGCATCCGGTTTTGCGTTGCAATATAAAACGGTCCATGCGGGTTGCTTCTTTTCAGATTTGCCCGTATAAGCCGCCCGTTCATTGCTCGGCGTCAGCTGGGGGCTGAACGGAGGGCCGGATTTTATCCGTGGAAGCATAAAAGCTTCAGCCTCCCGTGTCTCCGCTCTCGATCGTCTCCATCAGCGTCCTTTCTTCGCCGGTTTCCGGCAGAGAGATTCGCAGAGGTTTACCGTTGATTCCGGGCAATATTAACGAAGAAAGGCAAAGACAATGGCTCTTTATGAACATGTGTTCCTTGCTCGACAGGACATTTCGCAGCAGCAGGTCGATGCGCTTGTAGAACAGTACAAGGGTATCATCGAGGCCAATGGCGGCAAAGTCGGGCGTATTGAAAGCTGGGGCCTGCGCGCCCTGACATATCGCATCAACAAGAACCGTAAGGCGTATTACTCGCTTCTCAACATTGATGCTCCGGCAGCTGCCGTTGCAGAAGTTGAGCGCCAGCAGCGCATCAATGAAGACGTTCTGCGCTTCATGACTGTTCGCGTTGAAGAGCACGAAGAAGGCCAGTCGGCCATGCTTGCACGCCGTGACGATCGCCGCGAACGCGACGACAAGTTTGGTGGCCGTGATGACGATCGTCCGCGCCGTCCACGCCGCCCGCGTGACAACGAAGCCGGTGAAGGAGCAGAATAATGGTTGATATCAATCAGATCCCGACCCGTCGTCCGTTCCATCGCCGCCGCAAGACCTGCCCGTTCTCGGGTGCCAATGCGCCGAAGATCGACTACAAGGACATCAAGCTCCTGTCGCGCTACATTTCCGAGCGTGGCAAGATCGTTCCTTCCCGTATTACAGCTGTCAGCCAGAAGAAGCAGCGCGAACTCGCCCAGGCGATCAAGCGTGCCCGTTTCCTCGGCCTGCTGCCTTACGTTGTGAAGTAAGACAATCCGAAGGCGGTAGGATTTCGTCCCGCCGCCTTCAGCCTTCGGGCAGATAAAGCCTTCCGCGATGGGCGCGGTCAGGCAAATTAAAAAACCCAAGTTGAGGGATCGGTTTAAAAACCACCTCTAACTGCATGAATAGCGTATAATCCTTATCCAAAAACCAAAGACGATTTTGGGGGTTATGCGCAAAGCAGGACAGCGAGCGAAATGAAACTGACTGGCACAGATATTGGCGTTGGAGTGTTGGCGGGCCTTGCGGCTGCGCTGCTTTCGATCGGCCTTGCCAATCAGTCGATTATTGGCTTTCTCCTCGTCCTGTTTACCCCACTGCCGATTTTCATTGCAGCGCTTGGCTGGGGCACGATAACCGGCTTCATCGCCGCGGCCACAATGACAATCGCAGTTTATGTCATTTCGCCATCGCTGGATGCGGTGGCAGATATACTCTTGATGGCTGTTCCCGCCGCTACGGGCGCATATTTCATTGGTCTGGCACGACCGGCTGCTGAAATCGGCGGGCCCAAAGACGTCTTTGTCTGGTACCCCCTGGCTGACACATTGCTGCGCCTCTGTCTGGTCATAGCCGTCGGTGTGATCATTATCGGTGCGCTGATCGGCGAAGCACAGATGAGCGCGCTCGTGCAGGCCGTGACCAAACAGATGAATGAAACCAACCCCCAGTTGGCTGCAAATCCGGAAGTCGGTCAGTTGCTGGTACGGATTATGCTGCGTTTGATGCCCATTATCGCTTCGGCAGCGTTTGTGATGTCTATCGTCGCCAACCTTTATGTGGCGCTGCGTATCACTGCTGCCGCTGGCAAACTGCAACGCCCCCGGGATGATTGGCCCCGCGCACTGCGGTTGCCCCGGCCTGCACTGGTAATTTTTGCCATTGCCTGCGCAATGGCTTTCCTGCCGGGCGCGCCCGGCTATGTGGGAAGCACCATTGCTGGCGCCGTTGGAGCCGGATTTTCAATGGCGGGTTTCGCCATGCTGCATGCACGCTCACGCGGCGCGACATGGCGGCCGTTTGCCCTGTGGTTTGCCTATGCCTGCGCTTTGATCTTCAGCTTTACGCTCATCGTCTTCCTTCTGGCCGGTCTGTTCGACACATCGCGCAACGCGCCGGTCTCGAAGGCTGAAATTAAAACACCACCCAATAACGACAATTAACGACCAATTGAACTTGAAAGGAAAACTCAAATGGAAGTCATTCTTCTCGAACGCATCAGCCGCCTCGGCCAGATGGGTGAAACAGTCAAGGTAAAGGACGGCTTTGCCCGTAACTTCCTTCTGCCGCAGGGCAAGGCTCTTCGTGCCAACGAAGCCAACAAGAAGAAGTTCGAAGGCCAGCGCGCCCAGCTCGAAGCACGTAACCTTGAGCGCAAGACCGAAGCTCAGGCAATCGCTGACAAGCTCAACGGCAAGACATTCGTTGCTGTTCGCTCCGCCGGTGAAACCGGTCAGCTGTACGGTTCAGTCACGACGCGCGACATTGCTGACCTGATCACTGCAGAAGGTTTCTCGATCAACCGCAACCAGGTTGAGCTGAACACACCAATCAAGACGATTGGCCTGCACAAGATCGTTCTGGCTCTGCATGCAGAAGTCGAAGCAACTGTTACGATCAACATTGCCCGTACTGCCGATGAAGCCGAGCGTCAGGTAAAGGGTGAAGACCTCACCTCTGCTGAAGCCATCTACGGCATTGAAGAAACACCGCTTTCTGACGAATTCTTCGACGAAGACGAAGAAGGCGAAGAAAACGCCTGATTTTAAAGCAGAAACCACTCCTTGCGAGTGATGTTTGCTTTACCATAAAACACCCGGCAGAGATGTCGGGTGTTTTTTTGCTTTTCAGAATCAAAAAAACAGGTAGATTTATTTATCCTACCCCACGCCCGACCTTGGCTCTCCCTTGAGCCTCATAATGGCCGAGCTCTATCGTCAATGATGGAGATTGTTCATGAATGCCATCCTTAAGGCCGCCCTCTCGCGGCTTGTTCACACTGGTACACTTGTTATCACTGACTCCTCCGGCCAAAACCGCACCTTTGGTGATGGAACCGGAGAACCGATCCATTTCCGCATCAATACGGCCGCTGCCGAACGGCGGATTGCCTTTGATCCATCCCTGCATTTCGCCGAAGCCTATATGAACGGCGAACTCGATGTTCTCGATGGCGATATCTATGACGTCCTCAAGATCATTTTCGAAAATACCGGGGCAACCGTTGCCCGCGAGCCATGGATGCTGGCGCTGGAGGGCATTCGCCGTGCCACCCGCCGCCTGCACCAGATGAATACGCTTGCCCGTTCATCAAGCAATGTACACAGGCATTACGATCTGTCTGAAGACCTGTACCGGCT encodes:
- the rpsF gene encoding 30S ribosomal protein S6, with product MALYEHVFLARQDISQQQVDALVEQYKGIIEANGGKVGRIESWGLRALTYRINKNRKAYYSLLNIDAPAAAVAEVERQQRINEDVLRFMTVRVEEHEEGQSAMLARRDDRRERDDKFGGRDDDRPRRPRRPRDNEAGEGAE
- a CDS encoding DUF2232 domain-containing protein, translated to MKLTGTDIGVGVLAGLAAALLSIGLANQSIIGFLLVLFTPLPIFIAALGWGTITGFIAAATMTIAVYVISPSLDAVADILLMAVPAATGAYFIGLARPAAEIGGPKDVFVWYPLADTLLRLCLVIAVGVIIIGALIGEAQMSALVQAVTKQMNETNPQLAANPEVGQLLVRIMLRLMPIIASAAFVMSIVANLYVALRITAAAGKLQRPRDDWPRALRLPRPALVIFAIACAMAFLPGAPGYVGSTIAGAVGAGFSMAGFAMLHARSRGATWRPFALWFAYACALIFSFTLIVFLLAGLFDTSRNAPVSKAEIKTPPNNDN
- the fabF gene encoding beta-ketoacyl-ACP synthase II, with amino-acid sequence MRRVVITGLGLVSPLASGVELTWSRLLAGKSAARLVTEFEVEDLPCKIACRIPVGDGTDGTFNPDDWMEPKEQRKVDPFIIYAMGAADQALADAKWAPESDEDQIRTGVLIGSGIGGLEGIVEAGYTLRDKGPRRISPFFIPGRLINLASGQVSIKHKLRGPNHAVVTACSTGAHAIGDASRLIAFGDADVMVAGGTESPVSRISLAGFAACKALSTARNDDPTAASRPYDDDRDGFVMGEGAGIVVLEELEHALARGAKIYAEVIGYGLSGDAYHITAPSESGEGAQRSMEMALKRAGITPDQIDYINSHGTSTMADTIELGAVERVLGDAAPKVSMSSTKSSIGHLLGAAGSTEAIFCALAIRDNVAPATLNLDKPSVETKIDLVPHKVRHRKIDVALSNSFGFGGTNASLVLRRFQQ
- a CDS encoding acyl carrier protein, which gives rise to MSDTAERVKKIVIEHLGVDAEKVTDGASFIDDLGADSLDTVELVMAFEEEFGVEIPDDAAETILTVGDAVKFIDKASA
- the fabG gene encoding 3-oxoacyl-[acyl-carrier-protein] reductase; amino-acid sequence: MFDLTGRKALITGASGGIGESIARALHAQGAIVGLHGTRVEKLEALASELGDRVKIFPANLSNRDEVKALGEKAESELEGVEILVNNAGITKDGLFVRMADADWDSVLEVNLTAVFRLTRELTHPMMRRRYGRIINITSVVGVTGNPGQTNYVASKAGLIGFSKSLAQEIASRNVTVNCVAPGFIESAMTDKLNDKQKETIMSAIPMRRMGTGAEVASSVIYLASNEASYVTGQTIHVNGGMAMI
- the rpsR gene encoding 30S ribosomal protein S18, whose amino-acid sequence is MVDINQIPTRRPFHRRRKTCPFSGANAPKIDYKDIKLLSRYISERGKIVPSRITAVSQKKQRELAQAIKRARFLGLLPYVVK
- the mltG gene encoding endolytic transglycosylase MltG — its product is MSSDQQSEETNGSPAANAPERKPIVPQSASEALRPEPGTPPPAPVRRSRRARSQIVVFANFMLSLVVLVVLAAAAAVYFGKVSFNEPGPTDVTTDYVVKNGTGIVEIADGLERRGIITDARVFKYGVQAYGYQRDMKAGEYEIKAHASMRDIMDLLRSGKSVLHSLTVPEGLTVDQILQRVSEDDVLTGALPAVVPDEGSLFANTQRFSRGTTREEIVKKMQADQKKLVDEIWARRDPSVPLKTIEEFVTLASIVEKETGKADERPRVAAVFINRLNKRMRLQSDPTIIYGLFGGKGKPSDRPILKSDLEKPTPYNTYTINGLPPGPIANPGRDALEAVAHPSQTKDLYFVADGTGGHVFAETLDDHNDNVKRWRTVEKNRIDEAAKAATGDKNADPSDAGDDSEPTQQ
- a CDS encoding YicC/YloC family endoribonuclease, translated to MSLQSMTGFARHLRNDAGAQISWEIKSVNGKGLDVRFRLPTGFEAVEQKARALFGQRFKRGNFQAALTVTRNAGDAKALINEPLLKELARIAAQLREDFKLAPSTPEGLMALRGVLEAPQDVLSPEDQAEVEEAVLAVLDETLLQLEHNRQIEGKALGDILSAQVDAVELLTQQARRDPSRTLDAVRARLAAQVALLLDASPALDEARLHMEAAFLATKADIQEELDRLDMHVAAARTLLRDGNGVGRKLDFLTQEFNREANTLCSKANAASITSIGLDLKAVVDQLREQIQNLE
- the fabD gene encoding ACP S-malonyltransferase, with the protein product MSIAFTFPGQGSQTVGMGKALADNFAEAKAVFDEVDDALGEKLSSIIWDGPEETLTLTANAQPALMAVSIAVIRVLEARGISIKDKVAYVAGHSLGEYSALCAAGTFSLADTARLLRIRGNAMQQAVPAGAGAMAAIIGLEHDVVQAVCADAALEGPVQIANDNGGGQIVISGSKAPVEAAAALATEKGAKRAIMLPVSAPFHSTLMAPAAEAMRAALANVSKKDPIVPLIANVRATPVTSADEIAALLVEQVTGQVRWRETVEWFGANGVTTLYEIGAGKVLTGLARRINKDISGVAVGTPDDIEAAVAALNI
- the gmk gene encoding guanylate kinase; translated protein: MLNASNSIKRRGLMLVLSSPSGAGKSTIARLLLNDKEKLELALSVSVTTRPRRASEIEGVHYHFISVREFERLRDSDELIEWAEVHGNFYGTPREAAENALADGQDMLFDIDWQGALQLQEKMKGDVVSIFILPPSMAALKHRLHRRAEDTEEVIDVRLRNARNEIERWRSYDYVIVNEDLDRAYHQVQSIVTAERLRRDRCPGLFDFVSTLLDEKID
- the rsmA gene encoding 16S rRNA (adenine(1518)-N(6)/adenine(1519)-N(6))-dimethyltransferase RsmA, producing MSIDDLPPLRDVIDRHELMAKKSLGQNFLLDLNLTAKVARQAGDLQGQTVIEVGPGPGGLTRALLAHGANVIAIERDERCLSALQEIADHYPGRLRVISGDAMETDFKALAGDEKVKIIANLPYNIGTQLLIGWLLSEPWPPFYASLTLMFQREVAERIVAKPTSDPYGRLGVLAGWRTEAKITFDVPPQAFTPPPKVTSSVVHLVPRATPLPCDAIMLGRVTQAAFGQRRKMLRQSIKPLGGEALLAKAGIDGTRRAETLSIEEFVALASAL
- the rplI gene encoding 50S ribosomal protein L9 yields the protein MEVILLERISRLGQMGETVKVKDGFARNFLLPQGKALRANEANKKKFEGQRAQLEARNLERKTEAQAIADKLNGKTFVAVRSAGETGQLYGSVTTRDIADLITAEGFSINRNQVELNTPIKTIGLHKIVLALHAEVEATVTINIARTADEAERQVKGEDLTSAEAIYGIEETPLSDEFFDEDEEGEENA
- the pdxA gene encoding 4-hydroxythreonine-4-phosphate dehydrogenase PdxA; this translates as MNNVLAVSSGDPSGIGPDIALTAWTLRRSAHLPAFFLLGDATLIAARAARLGLECPIEITTPDNARQVFGRALPVVPLRNPQIDRPGTPLADNAAGTIEAIERAVEYTLSGQASAVVTCPIAKKPLYEAGFRFPGHTEFLAHLAGEHLGHEVTPVMMLAGPLLRAVPVTIHIALSRVPEVLDIAKILAISRITAEALRSQFGIAKPRLAIAGLNPHAGEGGSMGLEDEEIVRPAIEILRSEGIDARGPLPADTMFHAAARATYDAAICMYHDQALIPAKTLGFDDSVNVTLGLPFVRTSPDHGTAFDIAGSGKAKPDSLIAALRLADELSSHRSSQNRAIA